Below is a window of Perca fluviatilis chromosome 14, GENO_Pfluv_1.0, whole genome shotgun sequence DNA.
AgacgtgttcgtttgatttctgaggaggaaggagaggctggggtcgaattgaaagttaagcaaaaggtttaatgaacaacacgatgaaaacgacatgacaaaacaaatgttacactgcagctgacagcggactgaatccatgcttctccttgtggagtcacataaaaacagCCCTGATACATTCTCAGGATCACACTCCCTAAACCTGGGtggttcctcaaatgaaatcttcccctattggtcagatgtctctcaaaagaaaaggtgtacgTTCCCAATCAATCCAAACTATAGGAATACACattctttgttctaatcacgtctggcctagcagggagtggctccccaaaagcagaaacaataatgtgtggagacaaggagctttctcctgtatgctaaatgactgatatgacctgatgattctttagaagctagagggggtgtgagccagacaaatactaattagtgtagttacttgattagatttagctgcaggctacattaaacattgttttcaaaaacgtaagcatggttttaacttttttaacttcaacagaGACCATAGAGGTGGAGCCCAGTGTACTTCTGGTTACTGTTTTGCATATAGCCTTCTGTCATAATTTGTATACCATATTTTACAGGTGCGCTGATGATGCATGTGTGCCTTGTGGCTGCTCTTGGTGCATCTTTGTGTACTGCTGCCCCTGGTAAGTCCCTGTTGTCTAAATCTTCACATCCGTTTTCATTCATGTGATTTTCCCCTTGTATTTCACTATGCATTACCCTTCATTATTACCATTTTGTGTATTTGCTCAGTGCTTATGCAGATTTATTcactttttgttactttttgtgCGAAACCTGTCAATAAACTGTAATAAGCTGTAATATAGctctaaaataaaagtaatacatACTGTAGATGGGAAGGTAGAACAGACAGtatagctcagtccgtaggcaACTGGGTTAGGAActggagggtcgctggttcaagtgtCCATACAGAACAAAGTATGGAGtgtggtagctggagagatgccagttcagcTCCtcctcttgagcaaggcaccaaaccccccATGTTTGTAATTCAGgcttgtttttaatgtgtgtgcaaCTGAACGAACAGAGTGAAAATTGTGAATTTCCCCTCGTGGGATAAATAAAGGCATTCCTCTTCTTAGGGAGTACTTAAGCACTAAATACCACTTATCTTAATTGTTACTAAAAACAGAGAGAATTACAAAAAGAGAAAGTTATCTTACATTTATGTTGCCTGTTTTACAGTTTCAGGTGGCATTCAGGTTTTTGTCACGCCCACTGTCTCAGTGCGGCGCGGCCACACAACCACATTACCATGCTGGCTCAATCCACCACAAAGTGCAGAGGGTTTAGAGGTACGTTGGTTCCGTCTTGATAAATTCGACTCCCCGATCATGTTTTACCGAGAAAAAAGTTTTCAGGATTCATCCCAGAAAGCTTCGTACGTGGGCCGAGTCTCATTTGGCTTAAAGAATGCAGCGTCTGGTGGGCTGACAGCAGGTGATTTGAGCCTGAAGCTAGAAAATGCCACAATTGAGGATGCAGGAGATTACACTTGTTACGTCAGCAGTGATCTGAGTGATCAGGGCTATGACCGTGCAAGTGTCAGTCTCACTGTGACAGGTGAGTCTCGTGAAAGTGGATGattaaaaataactaaaaaaaaaaaaggtcccttCACCTTTACATCAAATGTTTTTCAtcatcgtcctcctcctccttcctagAAATGGGAGCATCCCCTCTTCTGTCAGCAGAGTGGAAAGAAGATCACATGGTGAATCTGAGCTGTGAGTCTGAAGGCTGGTATCCAGAGCCTAGTCTGCGCTGGTCGGATCAGAAGCAGGTTCTTACCCCAAAAAGCCTGAAGTACAGCAAAGACTCTTCTGGTCTTCTGTCAGTCAACAGCTGGCTTCTTGCCTCCAGCTCCACTGAGGTTTCCTGCACAGTAGGAGTCTCTAATGAAGAGCCAAAGGAGGCAAGACTGCGTCTGGAAAACCATCCTCAAACTGGTAAACAGAGTAAAGGGAATTAGTTCCATGTGTGCAActgttgaattgtttttttcgtttttcactccttctttttttctttagagTCCATCCAGTCATCCAGTTCATCAGTGGCTGGATGGGTGGCCTTTGTTGTACTCCTCATAGCCATGTTAGTGTTACTTGGAGGGCTGTGCTACAAAAAGAGAGGTACATGTTTCATTTGAGATAATGTtacatatgttatatatatatgttatatatatatatatatatatatatatatatatatgaaatcctgaaaatgttctatgtttcagagaagaaaaagaaatcaggAAATCACCACACTAATGGTAAGGACCAGAGTCACATTAAACACATAATGTATTACTCCTACTCAACATTTAGGTGAACATTCATGATCCATGTGTATTACATGGGTACTCCAACTGTTTAGTATAAGATTTTATTATTCAGCACTTATGTAAATTTGTGAggcatatatttaaaaaagc
It encodes the following:
- the LOC120572735 gene encoding butyrophilin subfamily 1 member A1-like, which codes for MGALMMHVCLVAALGASLCTAAPVSGGIQVFVTPTVSVRRGHTTTLPCWLNPPQSAEGLEVRWFRLDKFDSPIMFYREKSFQDSSQKASYVGRVSFGLKNAASGGLTAGDLSLKLENATIEDAGDYTCYVSSDLSDQGYDRASVSLTVTEMGASPLLSAEWKEDHMVNLSCESEGWYPEPSLRWSDQKQVLTPKSLKYSKDSSGLLSVNSWLLASSSTEVSCTVGVSNEEPKEARLRLENHPQTESIQSSSSSVAGWVAFVVLLIAMLVLLGGLCYKKREKKKKSGNHHTNENHPLLPKEVLSTASKFNVNVTLDKEGNQYLKIKNGILRDGRCDFPDGEKVTCLTAIKGTPGFSSGQHYWEVSVGKNDPNVGLKMSWWVGVTSAKVIPQELDFSPNTSKGFWFLSSSPDRSDSFQFSTEPKVLLPVRSRPQTVGVYLNYDSGELSFYNVDDKSLIGSLNATFTGEVFPFFNPGKGDKAAMEILQRTEKG